Proteins encoded within one genomic window of [Enterobacter] lignolyticus SCF1:
- the ldtA gene encoding L,D-transpeptidase, with protein sequence MRRFNLLCVLSVLLTSQSALAVSYPLPPEGSRLVGSTQTITVPHDNKLPLEAFAARYGQGLSNMLEANPGADVYLPRSGSTLVVPQQLILPDTVREGIIINVAEMRLYYYPPGGNTVQVLPIGIGQAGRETPRNWVTAVERKQEGPTWVPTANTRREYAKEGKTLPAMVPAGPENPMGLYAIYIGRLYAIHGTNANFGIGLRVSQGCIRLRNDDIKYLFDNVPVGTRVQVIDRPVKYTTEPDGKRWVEVHEPLSRNRAEFESDRKVPLPMTPELRNFVQGSGVDVYRADAALERRSGMPVNISSGALPRQTGS encoded by the coding sequence ATGCGTCGTTTTAATTTGCTTTGTGTATTGTCCGTTTTGCTTACCAGCCAGAGCGCACTGGCGGTGAGTTATCCGCTACCGCCTGAAGGGAGTCGGCTGGTCGGGAGCACGCAGACCATCACTGTTCCACATGATAATAAGCTGCCGCTGGAGGCGTTTGCCGCCCGGTATGGGCAGGGGCTGAGTAATATGCTTGAGGCTAACCCCGGCGCGGATGTTTACCTGCCGAGGTCCGGCTCGACGCTGGTCGTGCCGCAGCAGCTTATTCTGCCGGATACGGTACGGGAAGGTATTATTATTAACGTGGCGGAAATGCGCCTGTACTACTACCCGCCGGGCGGCAATACGGTTCAGGTATTGCCGATTGGTATCGGGCAGGCCGGGCGCGAAACGCCGCGAAACTGGGTCACGGCCGTTGAGCGTAAGCAGGAGGGACCCACATGGGTGCCGACGGCGAACACGCGGCGGGAATATGCCAAAGAGGGCAAAACACTGCCCGCCATGGTGCCTGCCGGGCCGGAAAACCCGATGGGGTTATATGCCATTTATATTGGTCGGCTGTACGCCATTCATGGCACGAACGCGAACTTTGGTATCGGGCTGCGGGTAAGCCAGGGGTGTATTCGTTTGCGTAACGATGACATCAAATACCTGTTCGACAACGTGCCGGTCGGCACCCGCGTGCAGGTTATCGACAGACCGGTGAAGTATACGACGGAGCCGGACGGTAAGCGCTGGGTGGAGGTTCATGAGCCGCTGTCGCGTAACCGCGCCGAGTTCGAGTCGGACAGGAAGGTACCGCTGCCGATGACCCCGGAGCTGCGAAACTTTGTTCAGGGATCGGGCGTCGACGTTTACCGGGCCGATGCGGCGCTTGAGCGGCGTTCCGGTATGCCGGTGAATATCAGCAGCGGGGCGCTGCCGCGGCAAACGGGCAGCTGA
- a CDS encoding LysR substrate-binding domain-containing protein has protein sequence MRGKIPKTELLVTFEVVARHESYTRAAEELALTQSAVFRQVTALEDFLHTSLFSHAKKRIFLNAAGKHYLTIVKETLNKLERDTNMIMTWQPAVQVVELAVNPTFSTHWLIPNLWEFNKLNPDIIVNIHSLANIGDFLNREYDAAIMRADFCPPWSEVDYLFEEEILPVCSRSLLPNAEQKLGVEELLREFPLLHQSTRINGWQEWFALSGITSPDVNLGPRFDLLSMLIAAVRSNLGVALLPRFAIQHDLDCGEMVIPCDVPIRTGNRFVMTWREEKSQSLPLQTFREWLLQKSVVSPVG, from the coding sequence ATGAGAGGCAAGATACCCAAGACCGAGTTGTTGGTGACGTTCGAAGTTGTGGCGCGTCACGAGAGCTATACCCGCGCGGCAGAAGAGCTTGCGTTAACGCAAAGTGCAGTGTTCAGACAGGTGACGGCCCTGGAGGATTTTTTACACACATCATTATTTAGCCATGCTAAAAAACGGATTTTTCTGAATGCAGCCGGAAAGCATTATCTGACGATTGTTAAAGAAACGCTTAATAAGCTGGAACGCGACACAAATATGATAATGACCTGGCAGCCTGCTGTCCAGGTTGTGGAGCTGGCGGTAAACCCGACCTTCAGCACGCATTGGCTGATCCCTAATTTATGGGAATTTAATAAATTAAATCCTGATATAATTGTCAATATTCACTCTCTGGCGAACATCGGCGATTTTTTAAATCGCGAATACGATGCGGCTATTATGCGCGCAGATTTTTGTCCGCCGTGGTCGGAAGTCGACTATTTATTCGAAGAGGAAATCCTGCCGGTCTGCAGCAGAAGCCTGCTCCCCAATGCGGAACAGAAGCTGGGGGTCGAAGAGCTGCTGAGAGAGTTTCCTCTGTTACACCAGAGTACCCGCATAAACGGCTGGCAGGAGTGGTTTGCGCTTTCCGGCATTACCAGCCCGGACGTGAATCTTGGCCCGCGGTTTGACCTCCTCTCTATGCTGATTGCCGCCGTGCGATCGAATCTTGGCGTGGCGCTGCTTCCCCGCTTTGCCATTCAGCACGATCTGGACTGTGGCGAGATGGTTATTCCCTGCGATGTTCCCATCCGTACCGGCAACCGTTTTGTCATGACGTGGCGGGAGGAGAAGTCCCAGTCCCTGCCGTTACAAACGTTCCGCGAGTGGTTATTGCAAAAATCGGTGGTCTCCCCGGTGGGGTAA
- the cobO gene encoding cob(I)yrinic acid a,c-diamide adenosyltransferase: MEARANADRHRQRQQKLKEQVDTRVAAATEKKGILIVFTGNGKGKSTAAFGTATRAVGHGKTVGVAQFIKGQWDNGEYNALHPLGVEFHIMGTGFTWETQNREADIQAATAVWQESKRMLADPGYDLVVLDELTYMLAYHYLDTQEVIAAVKNRPAQQSVIVTGRGCHVQLLEIADTVSEMRPVKHAFDSGIQAQEGIDW, translated from the coding sequence ATGGAAGCGCGAGCCAATGCAGACAGACACCGCCAGCGGCAGCAAAAGCTGAAGGAGCAGGTCGATACCCGCGTGGCGGCGGCAACGGAGAAGAAAGGGATTCTGATAGTCTTCACCGGCAACGGGAAAGGGAAATCCACGGCGGCCTTTGGCACGGCGACGCGCGCCGTCGGGCACGGTAAAACCGTCGGCGTCGCGCAGTTCATCAAAGGCCAGTGGGATAATGGCGAGTACAACGCCCTGCACCCGCTCGGCGTCGAGTTCCACATTATGGGCACCGGCTTTACCTGGGAAACGCAAAACAGGGAGGCGGATATTCAGGCCGCCACGGCGGTCTGGCAGGAGAGTAAACGCATGCTGGCCGACCCGGGTTACGATCTGGTGGTGCTGGACGAGCTCACCTACATGCTGGCCTATCACTATCTGGATACCCAGGAGGTGATCGCCGCGGTTAAGAACCGTCCGGCGCAGCAAAGCGTGATCGTCACCGGACGCGGCTGCCACGTTCAGCTGCTGGAGATTGCCGACACGGTAAGCGAAATGCGCCCGGTGAAGCACGCGTTTGACAGCGGTATTCAGGCGCAGGAGGGAATCGACTGGTAG
- a CDS encoding class I fumarate hydratase: protein MSKPFVWQELFVQSKDTTEYELLSNQHVTVTELEGEEVIKVAPEALTLLARQAFYEASFFLRAGHLKQIASILHDPQASSNDKYVALQLLRNAEVSAKGVLPNCQDTGTATIVACKGQRVWTGGDDAEALSKGVYATFSECNLRYSQNAPLDMYTEVNTDTNLPAQIDISATPGNEYKFLFVNKGGGSANKAALFQETKSILQPEKLTAFLIEKMKSLGTAACPPYHIAFVVGGLSADQSLKVAKLASTKYYDNLPTSGNELGQAFRDTALEAALLNASREFGIGAQFGGKYFAHDIRVIRLPRHGGSCPIAMALSCSADRNIKAKINKHGIWLEKLEHNPGKFIPDSCRVENSGQTVQLNLNRPLREILHDMSALPIGTRLSLSGPIVVARDIAHAKIKARLDNGEPMPDYMKNHIVYYAGPAKTPDNQACGSLGPTTGGRMDGYVDAFQAAGGSLIMLSKGNRSQQVTDACHKHGGFNLGSIGGAAALLAQQYVKSLRCLEYPELGMEAVWMMEVENLPAFVLVDDKGNNFFSQFEQQHRCASCPAGH from the coding sequence ATGTCTAAACCATTTGTCTGGCAGGAACTGTTTGTTCAGAGTAAAGATACAACGGAATATGAGTTACTCAGTAATCAACATGTTACGGTGACGGAATTAGAGGGAGAAGAGGTCATCAAGGTCGCGCCCGAGGCGTTAACCCTGCTGGCTCGCCAGGCGTTTTATGAAGCGTCATTTTTCCTGCGCGCCGGACATTTAAAGCAGATAGCCAGCATCCTGCATGACCCGCAGGCCAGCAGTAACGATAAGTATGTCGCCCTGCAGCTGCTGCGCAACGCCGAGGTGTCGGCAAAAGGCGTTCTGCCGAACTGCCAGGATACCGGGACCGCGACCATTGTGGCATGTAAAGGACAGCGCGTATGGACCGGCGGCGATGACGCCGAAGCCCTGAGCAAAGGGGTTTACGCTACGTTTAGCGAGTGCAATCTGCGCTACTCGCAAAACGCGCCGCTGGATATGTACACCGAGGTGAATACCGACACCAACCTGCCGGCACAGATTGACATCAGCGCCACGCCGGGCAACGAATACAAATTCCTGTTCGTCAACAAGGGCGGCGGCTCAGCCAACAAAGCGGCGCTGTTCCAGGAGACGAAATCCATTCTGCAGCCGGAAAAGCTGACCGCGTTCCTGATTGAAAAGATGAAATCGCTCGGCACCGCCGCCTGCCCGCCGTACCACATCGCCTTTGTCGTCGGCGGTCTCTCCGCCGACCAGTCGCTGAAGGTCGCGAAGCTGGCCTCGACAAAATATTACGACAACCTGCCCACCAGCGGGAACGAGCTGGGCCAGGCGTTTCGCGATACGGCGCTGGAAGCCGCGCTGCTCAACGCCAGCCGTGAGTTCGGCATCGGCGCGCAGTTTGGCGGTAAATACTTCGCCCACGATATTCGTGTGATCCGCCTGCCGCGTCACGGCGGCTCCTGCCCGATTGCCATGGCGCTCTCCTGCTCCGCCGATCGCAATATCAAAGCGAAAATCAACAAGCACGGCATCTGGCTGGAGAAACTCGAGCATAACCCGGGGAAATTTATTCCTGACTCCTGCCGCGTGGAAAACAGCGGCCAGACCGTACAGCTCAATCTCAACCGCCCGCTGCGCGAGATCCTCCACGACATGTCCGCGCTGCCGATTGGCACCCGGCTGTCGCTGAGCGGTCCGATTGTCGTCGCCCGCGATATCGCCCACGCGAAAATCAAAGCGCGTCTGGATAACGGCGAGCCGATGCCGGACTACATGAAAAACCATATCGTCTATTACGCGGGCCCGGCAAAAACGCCGGACAATCAGGCCTGCGGCTCGCTTGGCCCGACCACCGGCGGGCGCATGGACGGCTATGTCGATGCCTTCCAGGCCGCAGGCGGCAGCCTGATCATGCTCTCCAAAGGCAACCGCAGCCAGCAGGTCACCGATGCCTGCCATAAGCACGGCGGCTTCAACCTCGGCAGCATCGGCGGCGCGGCGGCCCTGCTGGCGCAGCAGTATGTGAAAAGCCTGCGCTGCCTTGAGTATCCTGAGCTGGGGATGGAGGCGGTGTGGATGATGGAAGTCGAAAATCTGCCGGCCTTCGTGCTGGTGGACGACAAAGGGAATAACTTCTTCAGCCAGTTTGAGCAGCAGCATCGCTGCGCATCCTGCCCGGCCGGACATTAA
- the glsA gene encoding glutaminase A, translating into MKTTIFGASLLSVSLLFSAATLAQPTPDYAQLIEQAHQKYKGNHEGKVADYIPALATYSPNNFAITIATVDGKIYQVGDVKKAFPMESLSKVFTMALAMEQRGPQEVLDKLGANATGLPFNSGLAVELTRGAPENPLVNAGAMSTVSLIEAKDKTDRWNKILNNLNAWADASLTVNEPVFKSEMETNQHNQALAMLMASYNSFYGDTREAVEIYTRQCSVDITVEQLAKMGAVLANKGKSPFNGKQLLNERYVPQVLAEMAIAGLYDGSGKWLYSVGIPAKSGVGGGMVAVVPGQYAIAVYSPPLDAAGNSVRAQQTIEYVAHATQANLFLAH; encoded by the coding sequence ATGAAGACCACTATTTTCGGCGCAAGCCTCTTATCCGTCAGCTTATTGTTTAGCGCCGCCACGCTGGCGCAACCCACGCCGGACTACGCCCAGCTTATTGAGCAGGCGCACCAAAAATATAAAGGCAACCATGAGGGAAAAGTCGCCGACTACATCCCTGCCCTGGCAACCTATAGCCCCAACAATTTTGCCATCACTATCGCGACGGTGGACGGCAAAATTTACCAGGTTGGCGATGTGAAAAAAGCCTTCCCGATGGAGTCCCTGAGCAAAGTTTTCACGATGGCGCTGGCGATGGAGCAGCGCGGCCCGCAGGAGGTGCTGGATAAACTCGGCGCCAATGCCACCGGCCTGCCCTTCAACTCCGGTTTAGCCGTCGAGCTCACAAGGGGCGCGCCGGAAAACCCGCTGGTCAATGCCGGGGCGATGAGCACGGTAAGCCTGATCGAGGCGAAAGATAAAACCGACCGCTGGAACAAAATCCTCAACAACCTGAACGCCTGGGCCGATGCTTCGCTGACCGTCAACGAGCCGGTATTCAAGTCAGAAATGGAAACCAATCAGCACAACCAGGCGCTGGCGATGCTGATGGCGTCTTACAACAGCTTCTATGGCGACACGCGGGAAGCCGTCGAAATCTATACCCGCCAGTGCTCGGTGGATATCACCGTTGAGCAGCTTGCCAAAATGGGCGCGGTGCTGGCCAACAAGGGTAAATCGCCGTTCAACGGCAAACAGCTGCTGAATGAACGCTATGTGCCGCAGGTGCTGGCGGAAATGGCGATTGCCGGTCTGTATGACGGTAGCGGCAAATGGCTGTACAGCGTGGGCATTCCGGCGAAAAGCGGCGTCGGCGGCGGAATGGTTGCCGTGGTGCCGGGGCAATACGCCATCGCAGTCTATTCGCCGCCGCTGGATGCCGCCGGCAATAGCGTCCGCGCCCAGCAGACGATTGAGTATGTCGCCCATGCGACGCAGGCCAACCTCTTTTTAGCGCATTAA
- a CDS encoding dicarboxylate/amino acid:cation symporter → MKKISLTKMIISGLILGMIAGVIINNMASADTAKSYAQDISIFTTIFLRMVKMIIAPLVISTLVVGIAKMGDAKTLGRIFSKTFFLFICASLLSIALGLIIVNIFQPGAGINFVPHDAGAVAAVQSEPFTLKVFISHAVPTSIVDAMARNEILQIVVFSIFLGCSLAAIGEKAEPIVKVLDSLVHVMLKLTGYVMLFAPLTVFAAISGLIAERGLGVMVSAGIFMGEFYMTLGMLWAILIGLSTVIVGPCISRLTKAIFEPALLAFTTSSSEAAFPGTLDKLEKFGVSSKIASFVLPIGYSFNLVGSMAYCSFATVFIAQACNIELSMGEQITMLLILMLTSKGMAGVPRASMVVIAATLNQFNIPEAGLILLMGVDPFLDMGRSATNVMSNAMGAAIVGRWEGEHFGAGCRGKVPAKERAATETEVAMY, encoded by the coding sequence ATGAAGAAAATTAGTTTAACTAAAATGATCATATCCGGTCTGATACTCGGCATGATTGCCGGGGTGATCATTAATAATATGGCATCAGCAGATACAGCAAAGTCGTACGCACAAGATATTTCTATTTTTACCACCATATTTTTACGTATGGTAAAAATGATTATCGCCCCGTTAGTCATTTCAACGCTGGTGGTCGGCATTGCCAAAATGGGCGATGCGAAAACGCTGGGGCGTATATTCTCAAAAACCTTTTTCCTCTTTATTTGCGCCTCGCTGCTGTCCATTGCGCTGGGTCTGATTATTGTCAACATCTTCCAGCCCGGTGCCGGTATTAACTTTGTGCCCCATGATGCCGGGGCCGTCGCGGCCGTGCAGTCCGAGCCCTTCACGCTGAAAGTGTTTATCTCCCACGCGGTGCCGACCAGTATCGTTGACGCCATGGCCCGTAACGAAATTCTGCAAATCGTCGTGTTCTCGATTTTCCTCGGCTGCAGCCTGGCGGCCATTGGCGAGAAAGCGGAGCCTATCGTTAAGGTGCTCGATTCGCTGGTGCACGTCATGCTGAAGCTGACGGGTTACGTCATGCTGTTTGCGCCGCTGACCGTTTTTGCCGCAATCTCCGGGCTGATTGCCGAACGCGGCCTGGGCGTGATGGTCAGCGCCGGTATCTTCATGGGCGAATTCTACATGACGCTGGGCATGCTGTGGGCCATCCTGATCGGCCTGTCCACGGTGATTGTCGGTCCGTGCATCAGCCGTCTGACGAAAGCGATTTTCGAACCCGCGCTGCTGGCGTTCACCACCTCAAGTTCTGAAGCCGCTTTCCCCGGCACACTGGACAAACTGGAAAAATTTGGCGTCTCCTCCAAGATTGCCAGCTTCGTGCTGCCGATTGGCTACTCCTTCAACCTGGTCGGCTCGATGGCCTACTGCTCGTTTGCCACCGTGTTTATCGCCCAGGCGTGCAACATTGAGCTGAGCATGGGCGAGCAGATCACCATGCTGCTGATCCTGATGCTGACCTCCAAAGGGATGGCGGGCGTTCCGCGTGCGTCGATGGTGGTTATCGCCGCCACGCTAAACCAGTTCAACATTCCGGAGGCGGGGCTGATTCTGCTGATGGGCGTCGATCCGTTCCTCGATATGGGCCGCTCCGCGACCAACGTGATGAGTAACGCGATGGGCGCGGCAATCGTCGGCCGCTGGGAAGGCGAGCACTTCGGCGCGGGCTGCCGCGGCAAGGTTCCGGCCAAAGAGCGCGCGGCGACCGAAACCGAAGTCGCCATGTACTGA
- a CDS encoding DUF4387 domain-containing protein produces the protein MKHGICSLAQVIRSKNAGPYELVLDILFKTREDYQRVKASEQLTPQLIARLYNVEPDFIHRIIWFDPANAVKIVMPRDIISGNVGDNDVYGAQQHAPLLSIEFDL, from the coding sequence ATGAAACACGGGATTTGCTCACTGGCGCAGGTGATTCGTTCCAAAAACGCCGGGCCGTATGAGCTGGTTTTAGATATTTTATTTAAAACCCGGGAGGACTATCAGCGGGTAAAAGCCTCGGAGCAATTAACGCCACAGCTTATCGCCCGCTTATATAACGTCGAGCCCGACTTTATACACCGTATTATCTGGTTCGATCCGGCAAATGCGGTAAAAATTGTCATGCCTCGCGATATTATCTCCGGCAACGTCGGTGACAATGATGTTTATGGTGCCCAGCAGCATGCACCGTTATTAAGTATTGAGTTCGACCTGTAG
- a CDS encoding acyclic terpene utilization AtuA family protein — MARTFKILSPTAILGYGFPEESFRKAMEESPDLIAVDAGSSDPGPHYLGAGKPFTDRAGVKRDLRYMIVAGVKNNIPVVIGTAGGSGAAPHLEWCRQIILEIAREEKLSFSMALIPSDVDKETVHQALDNGKITALDFVPALTHEAIEESTYIVAQMGVEPFQRALEAGAQVVLGGRAYDPACFAALPIMQGFDEGLALHCGKILECAAIAATPGSGSDCAMGIIDDNGFTLKTFNPKRKFTETSAAAHTLYEKSDPYFLPGPGGVLNLKGCSFKAVNDGEVYVSGSRHEETPYALKLEGARQVGFRCLTIAGTRDPIMIAGIDKILEEVQISVKRNLSLNDDSIRMTFHLYGKNGVMGSHEPMRSAGHELGILLDVVAPTQDIANSVCSLVRSTLLHYGYENRIATAGNLAFPFSPSDIQSGPVYEFSIYHLIEASDALRFDFHIEQVTPEGVQS; from the coding sequence ATGGCACGTACATTTAAGATCTTATCACCGACGGCTATCCTGGGTTATGGCTTCCCGGAAGAAAGTTTTCGTAAAGCCATGGAAGAGTCGCCGGACCTTATTGCTGTTGATGCAGGTTCATCCGACCCGGGCCCCCACTACCTGGGAGCCGGTAAGCCCTTTACCGACAGGGCCGGGGTGAAACGCGACCTGCGCTATATGATCGTGGCAGGCGTGAAGAACAACATTCCGGTGGTGATCGGCACCGCCGGAGGGTCCGGCGCCGCGCCGCACCTGGAATGGTGCCGGCAAATCATCCTGGAGATTGCCCGGGAAGAGAAGCTGTCATTCTCAATGGCGCTGATCCCGTCTGATGTCGATAAAGAGACTGTTCACCAGGCGCTGGATAACGGCAAAATCACCGCGCTGGATTTTGTCCCGGCGCTGACCCACGAGGCCATCGAAGAGAGTACCTACATCGTTGCGCAGATGGGCGTCGAGCCTTTCCAGCGGGCGCTGGAAGCTGGCGCGCAGGTGGTGCTGGGCGGCCGGGCGTACGATCCGGCCTGCTTTGCCGCGCTGCCTATCATGCAGGGCTTCGATGAAGGTCTGGCGCTGCACTGCGGCAAAATCCTTGAGTGCGCGGCCATTGCCGCCACCCCGGGGTCAGGCTCCGACTGCGCGATGGGGATTATCGACGACAACGGCTTTACGCTCAAAACGTTCAATCCGAAGCGCAAGTTCACCGAAACCTCGGCGGCGGCGCACACCCTGTATGAGAAGTCCGATCCGTACTTCCTGCCGGGACCGGGCGGCGTACTGAACCTGAAAGGGTGCAGCTTCAAGGCGGTGAACGACGGCGAAGTGTACGTCAGCGGCTCCCGTCACGAAGAGACGCCGTACGCGCTGAAGCTGGAAGGCGCGCGTCAGGTGGGCTTCCGCTGCCTGACCATTGCCGGAACGCGCGACCCGATTATGATTGCCGGGATCGATAAGATTCTCGAAGAAGTCCAGATCAGCGTAAAACGCAACCTCTCGCTCAACGACGACAGCATCCGCATGACGTTCCACCTGTACGGGAAGAACGGCGTGATGGGTAGCCATGAGCCGATGCGGTCTGCCGGTCACGAGCTGGGCATTTTGCTTGACGTGGTCGCGCCGACGCAGGATATCGCCAACAGCGTCTGTTCGCTGGTGCGCTCTACCCTGCTGCACTACGGCTATGAAAACCGGATCGCGACCGCGGGCAACCTCGCCTTCCCGTTCTCGCCCTCCGATATTCAGAGCGGCCCGGTGTATGAGTTCTCAATCTACCATCTGATCGAGGCAAGCGACGCGCTGCGGTTTGATTTCCACATTGAGCAGGTGACGCCAGAAGGAGTTCAGTCATGA
- a CDS encoding methylaspartate ammonia-lyase — MKIKQALFTAGYSSFYFDDQQAIKNGAGHDGFIYTGAPVTPGFTAVRQAGECVCVQLILENGAVAVGDCAAVQYSGAGGRDPLFLAQHFIPFLNDHIKPLLEGRDVDTFLPNARFFDQLRIDGNLLHTAARYGLSQALLDATALATGRLKTEVVCDEWHLPRVPEAIPLFGQSGDDRYIAVDKMILKGVDVLPHALINNVEEKLGLKGEKLREYVRWLSDRILSLRTSPRYHPTLHIDVYGTIGLIFDMDPLRCAAYIASLEKEAQGLPLYIEGPVDAGNKPDQIRLLTAITNELTRLGSGVKIVADEWCNTYQDIVDFTDAKSCHMVQIKTPDLGGIHNIVDAVLYCNKHGMEAYQGGTCNETEISARTCVHVALAARPMRMLIKPGMGFDEGLNIVFNEMNRTIALLQTKD, encoded by the coding sequence ATGAAAATTAAACAGGCCCTTTTCACCGCTGGCTACTCCTCATTCTATTTCGACGATCAGCAGGCGATTAAAAACGGCGCGGGTCACGATGGGTTCATTTATACCGGTGCGCCGGTAACCCCTGGCTTTACCGCCGTGCGCCAGGCCGGGGAATGCGTTTGCGTACAGCTGATTCTGGAAAATGGCGCGGTGGCCGTCGGCGACTGTGCCGCCGTACAGTACTCCGGCGCAGGCGGTCGCGACCCGCTGTTCCTCGCGCAGCATTTTATTCCGTTCCTGAACGACCACATTAAACCGCTGCTGGAAGGCCGCGATGTGGATACCTTCCTGCCGAACGCCCGTTTCTTCGACCAGCTGCGCATCGACGGCAATCTGCTGCACACCGCCGCGCGCTACGGCCTGTCTCAGGCGCTGCTCGACGCCACCGCGCTGGCTACCGGCCGCCTGAAAACGGAAGTGGTTTGCGACGAATGGCACCTGCCGCGCGTTCCGGAAGCCATTCCTCTCTTTGGCCAGAGCGGCGACGATCGCTACATCGCCGTCGACAAGATGATCCTTAAAGGCGTTGACGTGCTGCCGCATGCGCTGATCAACAACGTCGAAGAGAAGCTGGGTCTGAAAGGGGAGAAACTGCGTGAGTATGTGCGCTGGTTGTCCGACCGCATCCTGAGCCTGCGCACCAGCCCGCGCTATCATCCGACGCTGCACATAGACGTGTATGGCACCATCGGTCTGATTTTCGATATGGATCCGCTGCGCTGCGCTGCGTACATCGCCAGCCTGGAAAAAGAGGCGCAGGGTCTGCCGCTGTACATTGAAGGCCCGGTGGATGCCGGTAACAAACCGGATCAGATCCGCCTGCTGACCGCCATCACCAACGAGCTGACCCGTCTGGGCTCCGGCGTGAAAATTGTCGCTGACGAGTGGTGCAACACCTATCAGGACATCGTCGACTTCACCGATGCCAAAAGCTGCCACATGGTGCAGATCAAGACGCCGGACCTCGGCGGCATCCACAACATCGTGGACGCGGTGCTGTACTGCAACAAGCACGGGATGGAAGCCTATCAGGGCGGCACCTGCAACGAAACCGAGATCAGCGCCCGCACCTGCGTGCACGTCGCATTAGCCGCACGCCCCATGCGCATGCTGATCAAGCCGGGGATGGGGTTCGACGAAGGCCTCAATATCGTGTTTAACGAAATGAACCGCACCATCGCGCTGTTGCAGACTAAGGATTAA